One region of Mus musculus strain C57BL/6J chromosome 3, GRCm38.p6 C57BL/6J genomic DNA includes:
- the Mab21l2 gene encoding protein mab-21-like 2 has translation MIAAQAKLVYQLNKYYTERCQARKAAIAKTIREVCKVVSDVLKEVEVQEPRFISSLSEIDARYEGLEVISPTEFEVVLYLNQMGVFNFVDDGSLPGCAVLKLSDGRKRSMSLWVEFITASGYLSARKIRSRFQTLVAQAVDKCSYRDVVKMIADTSEVKLRIRERYVVQITPAFKCTGIWPRSAAQWPMPHIPWPGPNRVAEVKAEGFNLLSKECYSLTGKQSSAESDAWVLQFGEAENRLLMGGCRNKCLSVLKTLRDRHLELPGQPLNNYHMKTLLLYECEKHPRETDWDEACLGDRLNGILLQLISCLQCRRCPHYFLPNLDLFQGKPHSALESAAKQTWRLAREILTNPKSLDKL, from the coding sequence ATGATCGCCGCTCAGGCCAAGCTGGTTTACCAGCTCAATAAATACTACACCGAGCGCTGCCAGGCGCGCAAGGCTGCGATCGCCAAGACCATCCGAGAAGTCTGCAAGGTAGTGTCGGATGTGCTAAAGGAAGTGGAGGTGCAAGAGCCCCGCTTCATCAGCTCTCTGAGTGAGATTGACGCCCGCTACGAGGGGCTGGAGGTAATCTCGCCCACCGAGTTCGAGGTGGTACTCTACCTCAACCAGATGGGAGTCTTCAACTTCGTGGACGACGGATCTCTGCCCGGCTGTGCCGTGCTCAAACTAAGCGATGGGCGGAAGCGGAGCATGTCTCTTTGGGTCGAGTTCATCACAGCGTCTGGCTACCTTTCTGCGCGCAAGATCCGCTCGCGTTTCCAGACACTAGTAGCCCAGGCGGTGGACAAGTGCAGCTACCGGGACGTGGTCAAGATGATCGCCGACACTAGTGAGGTCAAGTTGCGCATCAGGGAGCGCTACGTGGTGCAAATCACCCCAGCGTTCAAGTGCACCGGGATCTGGCCTCGCAGCGCGGCACAGTGGCCTATGCCCCACATCCCCTGGCCCGGCCCCAATCGGGTGGCGGAGGTCAAGGCCGAAGGGTTCAACTTGCTCTCCAAGGAGTGCTACTCGCTGACTGGCAAGCAGAGCTCCGCAGAAAGCGACGCCTGGGTGCTGCAGTTCGGTGAGGCGGAGAACCGCTTGCTGATGGGCGGCTGTAGAAACAAGTGCCTCTCGGTGCTGAAGACGCTGCGGGACCGCCACCTGGAGCTGCCTGGCCAGCCGCTCAATAACTACCACATGAAGACGCTGCTGCTGTACGAGTGCGAGAAACACCCGAGGGAAACGGACTGGGACGAGGCTTGCTTGGGCGACCGTCTGAACGGCATCCTGCTACAGCTCATCTCCTGCCTGCAGTGCCGCCGCTGCCCTCACTACTTTTTGCCCAACCTCGACCTCTTCCAGGGTAAGCCCCACTCGGCCCTGGAGAGCGCTGCCAAGCAGACCTGGAGATTGGCCAGGGAAATCCTCACCAATCCCAAAAGCTTGGACAAACTATAG